A genomic window from Thunnus thynnus chromosome 12, fThuThy2.1, whole genome shotgun sequence includes:
- the LOC137193532 gene encoding uncharacterized protein, giving the protein MYLHGSTVEQVVKPVVSVYPAASRAHLEGKSSLLCLASAMSPPLVQFSWKRQKKNGTLEDLPPAEGEQLELREPGRTVAIRVVDRDALYTYKYRCYVKHEGETVEAQTEQEVFALPLPTPAPPASPTPAPSASPTPAPSASPTPAPSADPPADPPAALVLSQYQVKLLCVLYTVLIVKSLVYCCGLSLLMILRNKGPSTNCTHAD; this is encoded by the exons ATGTACCTGCATGGCAGCACAG ttgagcaggtagtgaagcCCGTGGTGAGCGTGTACCCAGCAGCATCCAGAGCCCACCTGGAGGGGAAGAGCTCCCTGCTGTGTCTGGCCTCAgccatgtctcctcctctggtccagttctcctggaaaagacagaagaagaacggCACGCTGGAGGATCTGCCCCCTGCTgagggagagcagctggagCTCAGAGAGCCGGGACGCACCGTCGCCATCAGGGTGGTTGATCGGGATGCTCTCTACACATATAAATACCGCTGCTACGTCAAGCACGAGGGGGAAACAGTAGAGgcccaaacagaacaag aggtTTTTGCTCTTCCTCTACCAACACCAGCTCCACCAGCATCTCCAACACCAGCTCCATCAGCATCTCCAACACCAGCTCCATCAGCATCTCCAACACCAGCTCCATCAGCAGATCCACCAGCAGATCCACCAGCAGCTCTTGTCCTGTCTCAGTaccaggtgaagctgctctgtgtgctgtacacagtgctgatagtgaagagtctggtgtactgctgtggactctctctgctgatgatcctcagaaacaagggaccgtccaccaactgcacacatgctgactga